The Aerosakkonema funiforme FACHB-1375 genome has a segment encoding these proteins:
- a CDS encoding ribose-phosphate pyrophosphokinase: protein MNTLRGSAVIRSATLTLQPTPPVLCANNRLRLFSGTANVPLAQEIARYLGMDLGPMIHKHFADGEIYIQIQESIRGCDVYLIQPSCRPVNDHLMELLIMIDACRRASARQITAVIPYYGYARADRKTAGRESITAKLVANLITEAGANRVLAMDLHSAQIQGYFDIPFDHVYGSPVILDYLASKNLSDIVVVSPDVGGVARARAFAKKLDDAPLAIIDKRRQAHNVAEVLNVIGDVAGKTAVLVDDMIDTGGTITEGARLLRKEGARQVYACATHAVFSPPSIERLSSGVFEEVIVTNTIPVREEHNFEQLTVLSVANVLGETIWRIHEDSSVSSMFH from the coding sequence ATGAACACGCTTCGAGGGTCTGCTGTGATCCGCTCTGCTACTTTGACGCTTCAGCCGACACCACCGGTACTCTGCGCTAACAATCGTCTGAGATTGTTTTCTGGCACAGCCAATGTTCCTCTTGCCCAGGAAATAGCTCGTTACTTGGGTATGGACTTAGGGCCGATGATCCATAAGCATTTTGCTGATGGAGAAATTTATATTCAAATTCAGGAATCAATTCGGGGCTGCGATGTTTACCTCATTCAGCCATCTTGCCGCCCAGTAAACGATCACCTGATGGAATTGCTGATCATGATTGATGCCTGTCGTCGCGCTTCGGCAAGGCAAATCACCGCAGTGATTCCATACTACGGGTATGCCCGCGCCGATCGCAAAACAGCAGGGCGAGAGTCAATCACAGCCAAGCTGGTGGCCAACCTGATTACCGAGGCTGGAGCCAATCGCGTTCTGGCAATGGATTTGCACTCAGCCCAAATTCAAGGCTATTTCGATATTCCTTTCGATCACGTTTACGGTTCGCCGGTCATACTCGATTACCTGGCGAGCAAAAATCTCAGCGATATCGTTGTTGTCTCCCCAGATGTGGGTGGCGTAGCGAGAGCTAGGGCATTTGCCAAAAAGCTCGACGATGCCCCATTAGCAATTATCGATAAGCGCCGTCAAGCTCATAATGTCGCCGAAGTTTTGAATGTAATTGGCGATGTGGCTGGCAAAACAGCTGTATTGGTGGACGATATGATCGACACTGGTGGCACCATTACAGAAGGAGCGCGACTGCTTCGTAAAGAAGGAGCGCGTCAAGTTTACGCCTGCGCCACCCACGCCGTATTTTCTCCGCCTTCGATCGAACGGTTATCGAGCGGTGTCTTTGAAGAAGTGATTGTCACCAATACGATTCCGGTTCGCGAGGAACATAACTTTGAACAGCTAACCGTACTTTCAGTGGCAAACGTACTGGGCGAAACTATCTGGCGCATTCACGAAGATAGTTCTGTTAGCAGTATGTTTCACTAA
- a CDS encoding serine/threonine-protein kinase has protein sequence MQPPLPIGTVLQNRYRLAKILGQGGFGRTYLAQDQGRFNELCALKELIPSQTGVYSVEKYKELFQREASALYQIQHAQIPQFRATFEQDGRLFLVQDYVEGKTYRTLLKERRAEGKRFSEGEVLQLLQQLLPVLHHIHGKGIIHRDISPDNIILRDRDRLPVLIDFGVVKELATRFQYSSTPPATMVGKMGYAPLEQIQTGRAYPSSDLYALAVTAIVLLTVQEPQVLFDEATLTWNWYRWIPPINSGLTQVLNKMLSYRPGDRYQEAREVARALADALNLQPQTQKPPQAYAPTSANTSQMQTVAVGGRPEPRQGVAKSVEVGETPEKESAMPSQKPDPVTTPTSSSNWDNPWIVAFVGVILAILAGVGSWALVSYLLNHQLLVRTSQRTPTPATQVFSNTDKPLATNLESPSPTNSPEPVTYSKRLTLVADDTLSVSDKLKANATVKYIISGEQGQKLRVSLKEKGILMTVLGPNEEPVDGRSKLVTRWEGTLSFDGDYAIELVTAKGVSESEYNLDLRVSNPEPTPTPTSTPTDTPTPTPTDTPTDTPTDTPTDTPTDTPTDTPTPSESPSPKALVDAEPIDFPNDATGTQVFSGQTSPKIIKRYLVNMREGQILSARIQKGEATLDIRSPNGELVENASGLGEWEAKVEESGEYQIDVKSSKETEFSVDISVRN, from the coding sequence ATGCAACCACCGCTTCCCATTGGGACTGTTCTGCAAAACCGCTACCGCTTGGCAAAGATCTTAGGTCAGGGGGGGTTTGGACGAACTTATCTGGCACAAGACCAGGGGCGCTTTAACGAACTGTGCGCTCTGAAGGAGTTGATTCCTTCTCAAACGGGGGTCTACTCTGTGGAAAAGTACAAAGAACTTTTCCAAAGAGAGGCAAGCGCACTTTACCAGATTCAGCACGCCCAAATTCCCCAATTCCGCGCCACGTTTGAGCAAGATGGGCGCTTGTTTTTGGTGCAGGATTATGTGGAAGGAAAAACTTATCGCACGCTGCTAAAGGAACGCAGAGCGGAAGGAAAAAGGTTTTCGGAAGGCGAGGTTTTGCAGCTTTTACAGCAACTGCTGCCGGTGTTACACCATATCCACGGCAAGGGTATTATTCACCGAGATATCTCGCCGGACAATATCATACTGCGCGATCGCGATCGCCTACCTGTGCTGATTGACTTCGGTGTGGTCAAAGAATTAGCAACTCGGTTTCAATATTCTTCCACGCCACCGGCAACGATGGTAGGTAAAATGGGCTACGCGCCTCTCGAACAAATCCAAACTGGCAGAGCTTATCCCAGCAGCGACCTCTACGCTCTTGCCGTTACAGCAATAGTTTTACTCACCGTTCAGGAACCGCAGGTATTATTTGATGAAGCTACACTGACGTGGAATTGGTATCGATGGATACCGCCGATTAATTCGGGGCTGACGCAGGTGTTGAATAAAATGTTAAGTTACAGACCGGGCGATCGCTACCAGGAAGCCCGTGAAGTGGCGCGGGCGCTAGCTGATGCCCTCAACCTCCAGCCCCAAACTCAGAAGCCACCGCAAGCATATGCGCCGACCTCTGCCAATACTTCACAAATGCAAACTGTGGCCGTTGGGGGGCGTCCCGAACCCAGACAGGGAGTTGCAAAATCTGTAGAAGTTGGGGAAACCCCAGAAAAAGAAAGCGCAATGCCCTCTCAGAAACCCGATCCCGTCACTACACCAACCAGTAGCTCTAATTGGGATAATCCTTGGATCGTCGCTTTTGTGGGCGTAATTTTGGCAATATTAGCTGGGGTCGGTTCTTGGGCTTTGGTAAGTTATCTTCTTAACCATCAGTTGCTGGTGCGAACTTCTCAGCGGACGCCGACACCTGCAACACAGGTATTTTCTAATACCGATAAGCCATTAGCAACAAATTTAGAAAGTCCCTCTCCCACAAACAGTCCTGAACCAGTTACTTACAGCAAGCGTCTCACGCTGGTAGCTGATGACACTCTTTCTGTTTCAGACAAGCTGAAAGCTAACGCTACGGTTAAGTACATCATTTCTGGCGAACAAGGGCAAAAGTTAAGAGTTTCTCTGAAAGAAAAAGGTATTTTGATGACGGTGTTGGGCCCAAATGAAGAACCAGTTGATGGGCGATCGAAGCTGGTGACCCGCTGGGAAGGGACACTTTCTTTTGATGGAGATTATGCGATCGAACTTGTCACGGCTAAAGGAGTTTCAGAAAGTGAGTATAATCTAGACCTGCGGGTTAGCAACCCAGAACCAACTCCAACCCCGACGTCTACACCAACAGACACGCCTACACCGACACCCACAGACACACCCACAGACACGCCTACAGACACACCCACAGACACACCCACAGACACACCCACAGACACACCGACGCCGAGTGAGAGCCCTTCTCCAAAAGCGCTTGTTGATGCAGAACCGATCGATTTTCCTAATGACGCGACGGGGACGCAAGTTTTTTCCGGCCAAACCAGTCCTAAAATAATTAAGCGTTACCTAGTTAATATGAGGGAAGGTCAGATATTGAGTGCGCGAATTCAAAAGGGAGAAGCTACATTAGATATTCGCTCTCCCAATGGAGAACTGGTGGAAAATGCTTCTGGACTGGGAGAATGGGAGGCAAAAGTAGAAGAGAGCGGGGAATATCAAATTGATGTGAAGTCAAGCAAAGAAACTGAGTTCTCTGTTGATATTAGCGTGCGGAATTAG
- the bioD gene encoding dethiobiotin synthase — protein MNAILISATDTNAGKTVLTAALAAYWQTYRSAESLAIFKPIQTGVGDRELYSQLFSLNQSLEEITPLHFQAPLAPPIAAEKEGSWVDLKKPWQALEILRKQRDFVLVEALGGLGSPVTYELTVADLARDWALPTVLVVPIKLGCLAQVVANVALARQSKVNLKGIVLNCVQPCTDAEITDLAPIDLIQSLTNTLVLGVIPYLENPNDLSKLAQVAAHIELEYLMTH, from the coding sequence ATGAACGCCATTTTAATTTCTGCTACCGATACAAACGCCGGAAAAACTGTTTTAACAGCCGCATTAGCAGCTTATTGGCAAACTTACCGATCGGCTGAGAGTTTGGCTATTTTTAAACCCATACAGACTGGTGTAGGCGATCGCGAATTGTATAGCCAGTTATTTTCGCTCAATCAATCTTTAGAAGAAATTACACCACTTCACTTTCAAGCCCCTCTAGCACCTCCTATTGCAGCCGAAAAAGAGGGGAGTTGGGTTGATTTAAAAAAACCTTGGCAAGCTTTAGAAATTTTACGAAAACAGCGAGATTTTGTATTAGTAGAAGCTTTGGGAGGTTTGGGTTCTCCTGTAACATACGAACTTACAGTAGCAGATTTAGCTAGGGATTGGGCATTGCCCACTGTTTTGGTAGTACCCATAAAATTGGGTTGTTTAGCGCAAGTAGTTGCTAATGTTGCTCTAGCGCGTCAGTCAAAAGTTAATTTAAAAGGTATCGTTCTGAATTGCGTTCAACCTTGTACGGATGCAGAAATTACCGACCTTGCACCAATTGATTTAATCCAATCTTTGACAAATACATTAGTTTTAGGGGTAATACCGTATTTAGAAAATCCAAACGATTTAAGTAAATTGGCTCAAGTTGCCGCTCACATAGAATTAGAATACTTAATGACGCATTAG